The Bacillota bacterium genome includes a window with the following:
- the spo0A gene encoding sporulation transcription factor Spo0A: MVENKIRVVIADDNREFAGILKEYMDSQDDIEIVGMAGDGFEAYDLISNLLPDVVVLDIIMPHLDGLGVLEKINATPLKKRPIFIILSAVGQDRITQRALVLGAEYYVVKPFDMEVLVSRIKQLKGVAKLKTPKPEYQMNIKNINIVAEKRDLEVEVTNIMHEIGVPAHIKGYQYLRDAIMMVVKDLDIINSITKQLYPAIAKDYNTTPSRVERAIRHAIEVAWNRGRVEAINSIFGYTINMGKGKPTNSEFIAMIADKLRIDLKVS, translated from the coding sequence TTGGTTGAAAATAAAATAAGAGTTGTTATTGCCGATGATAACAGAGAATTTGCAGGAATCCTCAAAGAATATATGGATAGCCAGGATGATATTGAAATAGTGGGTATGGCGGGAGATGGATTTGAGGCCTATGACTTAATATCAAACCTTTTACCTGATGTAGTTGTGTTAGATATTATTATGCCGCATCTTGACGGACTTGGTGTACTGGAAAAAATTAATGCTACTCCATTAAAGAAAAGGCCCATATTTATTATACTCTCTGCAGTGGGGCAGGACAGAATAACTCAAAGAGCACTGGTTTTGGGAGCGGAGTATTATGTTGTCAAACCTTTCGATATGGAGGTACTTGTTTCAAGAATTAAACAACTCAAGGGAGTAGCCAAATTAAAAACTCCTAAGCCCGAATATCAAATGAACATAAAAAACATAAATATTGTAGCTGAAAAAAGAGACCTTGAAGTTGAAGTAACAAATATTATGCATGAAATAGGGGTGCCTGCACATATTAAAGGATATCAGTACCTAAGAGATGCCATAATGATGGTAGTAAAGGACCTGGATATAATTAACTCAATAACAAAGCAACTTTATCCTGCCATTGCAAAAGACTATAATACAACACCCAGCAGGGTTGAAAGGGCAATCCGCCATGCAATTGAGGTAGCATGGAATAGGGGCAGGGTAGAGGCAATCAATTCTATTTTTGGCTATACTATTAATATGGGTAAAGGTAAGCCTACCAATTCAGAGTTTATTGCAATGATTGCCGATAAATTAAGAATTGACC